In the genome of Salvelinus sp. IW2-2015 unplaced genomic scaffold, ASM291031v2 Un_scaffold5680, whole genome shotgun sequence, the window NNNNNNNNNNNNNNNNNNNNNNNNNNNNNNNNNNNNNNNNNNNNNNNNNNNNNNNNNNNNNNNNNNNNNNNNNNNNNNNNNNNNNNNNNNNNNNNNNNNNNNNNNNNNNNNNNNNNNNNNNNNNNNNNNNNNNNNNNNNNNNNNNNNNNNNNNNNNNNNNNNNNNNNNNNNNNNNNNNNNNNNNNNNNNNNNNNNNNNNNNNNNNNNNNNNNNNNNNNNNNNNNNNNNNNNNNNNNNNNNNNNNNNNNNNNNNNNNNNNNNNNNNNNNNNNNNNNNNNNNNNNNNNNNNNNNNNNNNNNNNNNNNNNNNNNNNNNNNNNNNNNNNNNNNNNNNNNNNNNNNNNNNNNNNNNNNNNNNNNNNNNNNNNNNNNNNNNNNNNNNNNNNNNNNNNNNNNNNNNNNNNNNNNNNNNNNNNNNNNNNNNNNNNNNNNNNNNNNNNNNNNNNNNNNNNNNNNNNNNNNNNNNNNNNNNNNNNNNNNNNNNNNNNNNNNNNNNNNNNNNNNNNNNNNNNNNNNNNNNNNNNNNNNNNNNNNNNNNNNNNNNNNNNNNNNNNNNNNtctatgtgttatagatctgtcattctcattgaaagccagtctaagaagcggtagatctgatctatgtgttatagatctgtcattctcattgaaagccagtctaagaagcggtagatctgttctatgagttatagatctgtcattctcattgaaagccagtctaagaagcagtagatctgttctatgtgctctRTTTCTAKGCTTCCCGTTCKTAAGTKTCGTTTTTCCAGCTTTTACTTTMGGTTTTGTTCACCAGcttaaaacagctgaaaatacaatatttttgtttatggaaaaKatatttcacagcggtttcgatggtacaatgattctcaacactatacttgcttgttttgtgaaaaactgaaattaggtttttaacaaccaggaaatgggggagcaatttctgcatagtacaCTGACGTATTTTGATaaggattttatttttttaaattattttttattatgttacttagattgacggaCGGGTGCTTCAATAGACAAAGCTGAACGTAAAAGCAGCCGTTGATattcacccccctcccctctttaaaGGGAGAATCTATATAAATGCAAATGGCCATGTCTATGAAGTCATAGCCAGGGCCTGGTTAACCCAGCGATGGAACAGAGTGCACTCAGAAAGCATTCATAATCCTTactttttaacacattttgttatgttacagccttattctaaaatggattaaatgatctttttccctcatcaatctatacacaataccccataatgacaaagcgaatacaggtttttagaatttctttgcaaatgtattaaaaatataaaacagaaatatcttatttaaataagtattcagacactttgctatgagacttgaaattgaactcaggtgcatcctgtttctattgatcatccttaagatgtttctacaacttgattggagtccacctgtggtaaattcaattgattggacatgatttggaaaggcacacacctgtctatataagatcccacaaatGACAGTGATATCAGacctaaaaccaagccatgaggttgaaggaattgtctgtagagcgctgAACAGGACAGCCATATTGAAGACACCATAAGAACTCTAACCAAGAGCTTTATCGCAGCTCACAGCCCTTAACCTCACCTACACGCCACCCATCTCCCACTCACTCTATACTTCAAACTATGTGGAATTAGTCACATGACTggaaactctgtcagagtgaccattgggctcttggtcacctcacctAACCAAGGCCTCTCCCCCAAAATGGCTCAGTTggcccaggcagccagctctaggaaagagTCTATGGTGGTTCCATTTCTTCCctttaagaatgatgcaggccactgttgtatcttggggaccttcaatgctcgcAGACATGTTTTGGGTTAGCCCTTCCCAGAACCTGTACTTTAACACAATCCTGTCNNNNNNNNNNNNNNNNNNNNNNNNNNNNNNNNNNNNNNNNNNNNNNNNNNNNNNNNNNNNNNNNNNNNNNNNNNNNNNNNNNNNNNNNNNNNNNNNNNNNNNNNNNNNNNNNNNNNNNNNNNNNNNNNNNNNNNNNNNNNNNNNNNNNNNNNNNNNNNNNNNNNNNNNNNNNNNNNNNNNNNNNNNNNNNNNNNNNNNNNNNNNNNNNNNNNNNNNNNNNNNNNNNNNNNNNNNNNNNNNNNNNNNNNNNNNNNNNNNNNNNNNNNNNNNNNNNNNNNNNNNNNNNNNNNNNNNNNNNNNNNNNNNNNNNNNNNNNNNNNNNNNNNNNNNNNNNNNNNNNNNNNNNNNNNNNNNNNNNNNNNNNNNNNNNNNNNNNNNNNNNNNNNNNNNNNNNNNNNNNNNNNNNNNNNNNNNNNNNNNNNNNNNNNNNNNNNNNNNNNNNNNNNNNNNNNNNNNNNNNNNNNNNNNNNNNNNNNNNNNNGtgaatctcatagtgtttgaaaatcacagtttttcaaaatgttttaacttttgatgatgtcattggataGAACTTTTTAACGTCATATTTAGttctacaaaatgtagaaatgcaCTGTTTTCActtgtagacactggtattgagTTGGAGGTAATGAACATAGATTAGAAAGCTCTTATGCGCTTTGACATGCATTTGTAAAATTTGAATAAAATCTGATTGACTTAACTAGAATTCATGGTAGACAAATGTCCACAGGGATAGGTAGAGGCATTAAAGAATCCCAGGGGAGCATATTATATAGCAAAAGTAGATATAGGCAATCCttgcaaataaaaatatttattgttGTTGATTTCCATTGAAGTTTGATTTGGtagccattttgtttctctctccccaaGGCGATGGCCATCATTAACAGCTTCCTGTATGTGTTTGGGGGAACGACGGGCTACATCTACAGCACAGACCTGCACAGACTGGACCTGAACACCAGAGAGTGGATCCACCTCAAACCCAACAACCCACCAGACGACCTGCCTGAGGAACGGTGAGCATCACGCCTTAATCGGTCCCACCGGATCATGTCattgtccctccctgtttcagtccaatttcttctgtttggtgtctagtgaatacaccccagtcaCTGGGTAGCATGACCTGACTTATTCTTTTCAGCTCCTAGAGGAGCAGAGGGCCTCATAAGTAATGAGTCACGTCTGTTTGTGTCACAGGTACAGACATGAAATAGCACACGACCGTCAGAGGATATACATCCTGGGAGGAGGGACCTCCTGGACCTCCTATCCTCTGGACAAGGTAGTACACCAATCTGTCATCAACATAAACCTGTGGTAGTTTGTGGCCCTGTTCCAATCACTTTCACCTATCCATCCAATTCAGATCTGTGATAACTTCAAGGAAGGTCAGAAGAATGATCGTAAACCTGTGATGGTAGTGAGTCTGACTAGGCAAACAGACAGCTAATCTGGGTCATTTGGTCACTTGGTGGTTTTCAGGCTATTTTTAGTGCTGTAAAGCCATAAAGATCGAGGAAGCAGCGACTTCTGTCACTGAGTGAGGCTGGGTTATGAGGCTGGGTTATGAGGCTGGGTTATGAGGCTGGGTTATGAGGCTGTGTTATGAGGCTGGGTTATGAGGCTGGGTTATGTGGCCgggttatgtttgtgtgtgttggaggtgaactcatttcctattttttttgtaccagaTACATGCATACAACCTGGAGACAAACTCCTGGGAGGAGATCTCAACCAAGCCTCATGATAAAATAGGTTTGTGTTTGATGTTTTAATAGAAAACGAATGTGCTGTCTATGGGTATTTTTCTTCACATATCACTACTCATCCAATTGCTTTGGGTTTTGACAGGGTACCCTGCTCCCAGGAGATGTCACAGCTGTGTGCAGATACGGAACGGTGAGATTCTTCTCATTTTATTCCATAGCAGTAGTATTACAATGTTTGTACAGGAGGTGTAGTGGTATCGTTGCCCACTCCGGACCACTTAACCTAAAAGGACAGTCATTTAGAAAGTGTACTTTCATCGGTGCCCATCAAACCGATACTGGTATTTTTCCAACAACCACATGCATTTACACTTTCGGCTAAAGATTTTACATTTgagaaaaaatgtttaaaaagaaaTCCTAGATCAGGATTCATTGTTTGAATGGTAAGATGCCAATCATTTGAGAGTTGGTGGTTGTTTTAACGGTGGTGGTTTTATCAGAGCCACTTTCAGAAGTCTTCATTAGTCTGCTTCTGTCTGCCTCCGCATCTCATTCAACAGTTCCATTCAATGAAGTCTCAAATAGGGTTTGAAAAAAAAAGAGGTCATTTTCGTCATCCCATCAATATATTCTAACTGGTCTCAGTCTAACCCATGATGTTGTGTGTCTCAGATGTGTTTCTATGCGGAGGTTACAACGGTGAAGTCATAGTGGCTGATCTGTGGAAGATCAACCTGCAGACGTTCCAGTGGACCAAGCTCCCAGCAGTGATGCCTGAGCCAGCCTATTTCCACTGTGCTGCTGTGACCCCGGTCAGTAGGGCACTACACCAGAGGAAACCTCAGCTGTTTATTATGTAGTAGTTGATGTAGAACTGTTATAGTGTCCCATTCAGTTTATAGCATTTGCTGGTTTCAAGATCTAGCATAGTAGACTTAAAAGGAAACGCCACTCAAAAACTACCAATGTTGATAAAGTCCAAAAatgtttgcatgtcagcagtcaactTCAAAGATATTGgatttcaagaagcaaagtgtcacttgaTGATGTTCCTTTAATAAGGTGCTatgtctccttcccctctctacctcatTTCAGAACTCATTTGTAAGTCCCTTCATCTCTCTGGCCTAAGCCCATTTGTTTCCAATCCAACTAGCTTTATTGGCACGATTAGTCAGTATATTCTTACACtgccaaaacaaaaacacaggatCATCCTAAATCAATAACCACAATTCAATATCCCGCTCAtatttcactcactctctctgtgcgACTGACTTGCATGGCGATAAAGGTTTCTGATTGTGATCTTCTCTCCGGTCAGGCTGGCTGCATGTACATCCAYGGTGGTGTGGTGAACATCCACGA includes:
- the LOC112078429 gene encoding kelch domain-containing protein 10 codes for the protein MAIINSFLYVFGGTTGYIYSTDLHRLDLNTREWIHLKPNNPPDDLPEERYRHEIAHDRQRIYILGGGTSWTSYPLDKIHAYNLETNSWEEISTKPHDKIGYPAPRRCHSCVQIRNDVFLCGGYNGEVIVADLWKINLQTFQWTKLPAVMPEPAYFHCAAVTPAGCMYIHGGVVNIHENKRTGSLFKIWLVVPSLLELCWERLLKAHPQLAQLPTMQLLHLGLTQELIERLK